From a region of the Saccharomycodes ludwigii strain NBRC 1722 chromosome VII, whole genome shotgun sequence genome:
- the IPP1 gene encoding inorganic diphosphatase IPP1 (similar to Saccharomyces cerevisiae YBR011C | IPP1 | Inorganic PyroPhosphatase), which produces MVYTTRQIGAKYTLDYKLYIEHDGKVVSPFHDIPLYADKEKGILNMVVEIPRWTNAKLEITKEDALNPIIQDTKKGKLRFVRNCFPHHGYIQNYGAFPQTWEDPNETHPETKAVGDNDPLDVLEIGESVAYTGQVKQVKVLGVMALLDEGETDWKVIVIDINDPLAPKMNDIEDVEKHMPGLLRATNEWFRIYKIPDGKPENQFAFSGEAKNKKYALEVIKECNEAWKILISGKAVDSKKIDLTNTTLKDTPTYKPDTVIPKAAPLPDAPIDKSIDKWFFISGSA; this is translated from the coding sequence atggtttACACTACAAGACAAATTGGCGCTAAGTACACCTTAGACTACAAATTATACATTGAACATGATGGTAAAGTTGTTTCTCCATTCCATGATATTCCATTGTATGCCGATAAAGAAAAGGGTATCTTAAACATGGTTGTTGAAATTCCAAGATGGACCAACGCCAAATTGGAAATCACCAAGGAAGACGCTTTAAACCCAATTATTCAAGATACCAAGAAGGGTAAATTAAGATTTGTAAGAAACTGTTTCCCACATCATGGTTATATTCAAAACTATGGTGCTTTCCCACAAACCTGGGAAGATCCAAATGAAACCCACCCAGAAACCAAAGCTGTTGGTGACAACGATCCATTAGATGTTTTAGAAATTGGTGAAAGTGTTGCTTATACTGGTCAAGTTAAACAAGTCAAAGTTTTGGGTGTTATGGCCTTGTTGGATGAAGGTGAGACCGATTGGAaggttattgttattgacATCAACGATCCATTAGCTCCAAAGATGAATGACATTGAAGATGTTGAAAAACATATGCCAGGTTTGTTAAGAGCCACCAATGAATGGTTTAGAATTTACAAAATCCCTGATGGCAAGCCAGAAAACCAATTTGCCTTTAGTGGTGAagctaaaaataagaaGTATGCTTTAGAGGTTATTAAGGAATGTAATGAAGCCTGGAAGATATTGATTTCTGGTAAAGCTGTTGATTCCAAGAAGATTGATTTAACCAATACTACTTTGAAGGATACTCCAACATATAAACCGGACACTGTTATTCCAAAGGCTGCTCCATTGCCAGATGCTCCAATTGACAAGTCTATTGACAAGTGGTTCTTTATTTCTGGATCTGCTTAA
- the APC11 gene encoding anaphase promoting complex subunit 11 (similar to Saccharomyces cerevisiae YDL008W | APC11 | Anaphase Promoting Complex) has product MLLEVNNVHCVCAWSWDIPSNVNTKNNITYDDDVCGICRVSYNGTCPKCKIPGEKCPLVVGECSHNFHLHCITKWLLTPTSKGLCPMCRQFFSLRPDIDINKPQIEYFIKLGKGANPDNGDVIGAGVDTVIVEEDNDGDFIIEEDVLVADEEADDQGRNQRVSIEEEDDEEYEYGDGSDDVRYSSYEGYEDNILM; this is encoded by the coding sequence ATGTTGTTAGAAGTTAATAATGTGCATTGTGTATGTGCGTGGTCATGGGATATTCCATCAAATGttaatactaaaaataatattacgTATGACGATGATGTTTGTGGTATTTGTAGAGTAAGTTACAACGGCACCTGTCCTAAATGTAAAATACCTGGTGAAAAATGCCCATTGGTAGTCGGTGAATGCAGTCATAATTTCCACCTACATTGCATAACGAAATGGTTGCTTACGCCTACTTCAAAAGGACTATGTCCGATGTGTAGACAATTTTTCAGTTTAAGGCCCGATATAGACATTAATAAACCACAGATTGAATATTTCATTAAATTAGGCAAGGGTGCGAATCCTGATAATGGGGATGTTATTGGTGCAGGCGTTGACACTGTTATTGTTGAAGAAGATAATGATGGTGATTTTATAATTGAAGAAGATGTTCTAGTTGCTGATGAAGAAGCTGATGACCAGGGAAGAAATCAAAGAGTTAGCATTGAAGAGGAGGACGATGAAGAATACGAATATGGCGATGGTAGTGATGATGTACGATACTCTAGCTATGAAGGTTATGAAGATAACATATTAATGTGA